The Roseimicrobium gellanilyticum genome includes a region encoding these proteins:
- a CDS encoding response regulator — translation MKSTLLSTRLLFNSLLGMLVVVAAAMAGVAWHQVQSARDSQRSHVFSLVTAASAELGHMLVEQNAKQLPSALPWQMEERLRNQLNEFGGPDVLTSLGVLVEVVREIPGEVEPKRRFTRVGFFDVPTFKPSISGQSPDASVLEAIILAADGAPYAVSSRFVNSGAKGTKNEELSEWITAASPILLPDGTRLGFLVARQPLFQFRHLLAARKTVSMITLAVGAGLVPGLLLAIGLGRRIGMRVRRLADGLHALRQCIWTYRLPQKGTDDISEASRVYNDTIEHLAAEEQRKQALIQECISAKKLAESAMETKSDFLANMSHEIRTPMNGIIGTTSLLLDMNLGPEQRELVKMIRTSGESLLHLINDILDFSKLESAKMELERMPVNMEKLFQESMSIFAYKAAEKGIELNYHVFDTLPRHISSDFQRLKQILVNLLGNAVKFTDRGEILALAQPVLRPRPQGGGEQMYVQVSVRDTGIGIPASKVSRLFQAFTQADQSTTRKYGGTGLGLAISRRLCRLLSGEINVVSEEGRGSNFYFEIPLEVAPEDNESLAEEVHCLASVKGRSVLVLSPHETTSSIVLHHCRNFGMVADARTLTPGAATRQLFDDAPSVVVIDIPSFSGDEASRLSLELAARGLAVVGMVPIAHEQVKKIFHSVLGGQCLFVHKPAGRRDLLRALAQLCMEPRPAPRAVPIALPPGSLSGPFRDENEVAPAAPVPLVTAASTEATPAPPPSAPRAAAKESSGANATASFASEHPARILLVEDQPMNQKLARLMLARLGYNEVDIAENGREAIELVARTPYDLVFMDLQMPEMGGEDATRAIRNNFLLKHQPIIVAVTGHALSGVREECISAGMNDFVTKPVSLDMLREVISRTIRPGQDVVMRG, via the coding sequence ATGAAGTCCACGCTGCTCAGCACCCGGCTTTTGTTCAACTCGTTGTTGGGCATGCTGGTCGTGGTGGCGGCGGCGATGGCGGGCGTGGCGTGGCATCAGGTGCAGTCTGCACGTGACTCGCAGCGGTCCCATGTCTTCAGCCTGGTCACTGCAGCCTCTGCGGAGCTTGGCCATATGCTCGTGGAGCAGAATGCGAAGCAATTGCCGAGTGCTCTGCCGTGGCAGATGGAGGAGCGTTTGCGAAACCAGTTGAATGAGTTTGGCGGACCGGATGTGCTCACGAGTTTGGGGGTGCTGGTGGAAGTCGTGCGTGAGATACCGGGTGAGGTGGAACCCAAGCGCCGGTTCACTCGTGTGGGTTTCTTTGATGTGCCCACCTTCAAGCCGTCCATCAGCGGACAGTCTCCAGACGCCAGTGTGCTCGAAGCCATCATCCTCGCGGCTGATGGAGCGCCGTATGCAGTGTCATCACGCTTCGTGAATTCTGGGGCGAAGGGGACAAAAAATGAGGAACTCTCCGAGTGGATCACGGCGGCATCGCCGATCCTTTTGCCAGATGGAACGAGACTTGGCTTCCTGGTGGCGCGCCAGCCGTTGTTCCAGTTCCGCCATCTCCTTGCCGCGCGGAAGACGGTCAGCATGATCACGCTTGCCGTAGGAGCGGGGCTGGTGCCCGGACTGTTGCTGGCCATCGGATTGGGCCGGCGTATCGGCATGCGCGTGCGGCGTCTCGCGGACGGGCTTCATGCGCTGCGCCAGTGCATCTGGACTTATCGACTCCCGCAAAAGGGAACGGACGACATCTCTGAAGCCTCGCGGGTGTACAACGACACCATCGAGCACCTGGCCGCGGAGGAGCAGCGCAAGCAGGCGCTCATCCAGGAGTGCATCAGCGCCAAGAAACTGGCGGAATCGGCCATGGAAACCAAGTCGGACTTCCTGGCAAACATGAGCCACGAGATCCGCACGCCGATGAATGGCATCATCGGCACCACGTCTCTGTTGCTCGACATGAATCTCGGGCCGGAGCAGCGGGAGTTGGTGAAGATGATTCGCACCAGTGGTGAGAGCCTGCTGCACCTCATCAATGACATTCTGGACTTCTCGAAGCTGGAGTCCGCCAAGATGGAGCTGGAGCGTATGCCGGTGAACATGGAAAAACTCTTCCAGGAGTCCATGTCCATCTTTGCCTACAAGGCCGCGGAGAAAGGCATCGAACTGAACTATCATGTCTTCGACACGCTGCCGCGTCATATTTCCAGTGACTTCCAACGTCTGAAGCAGATCCTCGTGAACCTGCTGGGGAATGCGGTGAAGTTTACGGATCGTGGTGAGATCCTGGCGCTGGCGCAGCCGGTGTTGCGCCCTCGTCCGCAGGGGGGTGGTGAACAGATGTATGTGCAGGTTTCCGTGAGAGATACCGGCATCGGTATTCCCGCGAGCAAGGTTTCACGTCTCTTCCAGGCCTTCACCCAGGCGGACCAATCCACGACGAGAAAATATGGCGGCACAGGTCTTGGTCTGGCCATCTCGCGCCGCCTTTGCCGCCTCCTGTCCGGCGAGATCAATGTGGTGAGTGAGGAAGGTCGGGGCTCAAACTTCTATTTTGAGATCCCGCTCGAAGTCGCGCCGGAGGACAACGAAAGCCTCGCGGAAGAGGTGCATTGTCTCGCCTCGGTGAAGGGGCGTTCCGTACTCGTGCTTTCTCCGCACGAGACGACCTCCAGCATCGTGCTTCATCACTGCCGGAACTTTGGCATGGTGGCGGACGCGCGCACACTCACTCCGGGGGCCGCGACGCGTCAGCTCTTCGACGATGCACCATCGGTGGTGGTCATCGATATCCCGTCGTTCTCCGGAGATGAGGCCAGCCGCCTGTCGCTCGAACTGGCAGCGCGAGGGCTTGCCGTAGTGGGAATGGTACCCATCGCGCATGAGCAGGTGAAGAAGATCTTCCATTCCGTGCTGGGGGGCCAGTGTCTCTTCGTGCACAAACCGGCAGGCCGCCGGGATCTGCTGCGTGCCCTGGCACAGCTTTGCATGGAGCCGCGACCGGCGCCGAGAGCCGTGCCCATTGCGCTTCCTCCCGGTTCATTGTCCGGCCCGTTCCGTGACGAAAACGAAGTCGCTCCTGCCGCGCCAGTACCGCTGGTCACTGCTGCTAGCACCGAAGCAACACCGGCACCGCCACCCTCAGCGCCGCGCGCGGCAGCCAAGGAATCCAGTGGTGCGAATGCCACGGCATCCTTTGCCTCGGAACATCCGGCGCGCATCCTTCTGGTGGAAGACCAGCCCATGAACCAAAAGCTGGCGCGCTTGATGCTGGCCCGCCTCGGATACAACGAGGTGGATATTGCGGAGAATGGGCGCGAGGCCATCGAACTGGTGGCGCGCACTCCTTACGATTTGGTTTTCATGGATCTCCAGATGCCCGAGATGGGCGGGGAGGATGCTACTCGTGCAATCCGGAATAATTTCCTGCTGAAGCACCAGCCGATCATCGTAGCGGTGACGGGGCACGCACTGAGTGGCGTGCGAGAGGAGTGCATCAGTGCCGGCATGAATGACTTCGTCACCAAGCCGGTGAGCCTGGACATGCTGCGCGAGGTGATCAGCCGCACCATCCGGCCGGGACAGGATGTGGTGATGCGGGGCTGA
- a CDS encoding response regulator: MNITSPHFILNEESPISPSGSKGRILLVDDEPVLRAMVGTVLLSQGWEVLNASSGEEAEQLLKYCVGRHTPVDVVILDLILPGGISGMEAVQVLRQIQPGIRIVASSSFFASDDSKSSCLNLGFDDILPKPYSATDLTAVMERNARRSSSRRAA; this comes from the coding sequence ATGAACATCACAAGCCCCCATTTCATCTTGAATGAGGAGAGTCCCATCTCGCCCAGCGGCTCGAAGGGACGTATTCTGCTGGTGGATGACGAGCCCGTTCTCCGTGCGATGGTTGGTACCGTGCTGCTGTCCCAGGGATGGGAAGTGCTGAATGCCAGCAGCGGAGAGGAAGCGGAGCAGCTTCTGAAGTATTGCGTCGGTCGTCATACCCCCGTGGACGTGGTTATCCTGGATTTGATTCTCCCTGGCGGCATTTCTGGAATGGAGGCCGTGCAGGTGCTGCGCCAGATCCAGCCCGGCATTCGCATCGTGGCCAGCAGCAGTTTCTTCGCGAGCGATGACAGCAAGTCGAGCTGCCTGAACCTGGGCTTTGATGACATCCTGCCCAAGCCTTACAGCGCGACGGATTTGACGGCGGTCATGGAGCGCAATGCGCGGCGTTCCTCCTCCAGAAGGGCGGCTTAG
- a CDS encoding GspE/PulE family protein, whose protein sequence is MSAPAANTLQLQLHPQQSNRAGTGVTSSPVPGDVGVLTLEGSALQHGLVPVTLLRESCPPEPERVLRKLGRVPTTSDPWLPVSTVGPLLVMAHCNPRASDFWGVPHALVVRVLITREQYAQTREDFVQRCQRMPIPQANSLERLEIPRFSDGEMGAAFEWLLRHYPYDEADRIRLSGLYEEMRSKKENPLVSDFNAIQRNLGVALRYLVGDGRTYVFNAQEAPRQDMFPHHLLERHNVFPLYTGRQCIYLLSESQDNYAFEDEWHSLGNHTARVIYVLADPSSIREAIARAASSFNPEAVGQVDTKLAVADDDNIVEISAEDMARINPQSPNHTAEELVQWAIFTAIRCRASDLHLEKFYNMTRFRARIDGSLKVILTASEDLLPRFVAMVKNYSSMSQTRQEAQDGRFSVRVGTRRLDVRVAAVPTRRDFQKVIMRFLDKQDGVRRLSDFNLTQRQTDIFHRVMRRDQGLVLVTGPTGSGKTTTLYALLNSVNEVDVNIQTIEDPIEYEVEGINQTQTNPTYDLTFANGLRALLRADPDIILIGESRDTETAQAAVNASLTGHLVLTTLHANDSIRAVSRLLSMGVEKYLVADSLALSQAQRLVRRLCGYCKRPTAAPMELQEHLYRQGVISVPMTQPIHEKVGCSECHGTGYSGRVALMELCETTDELRDLIEQGAPQSAMRAAALKNGFRTLYQEGLNQVISGNTTIEEIRCLAYTAV, encoded by the coding sequence ATGTCCGCCCCGGCTGCCAACACCCTGCAACTCCAGCTCCATCCCCAGCAGTCAAACAGGGCTGGAACCGGTGTGACGAGTTCTCCCGTGCCGGGAGATGTGGGCGTGCTCACGCTGGAGGGCTCGGCTTTGCAGCACGGGCTCGTGCCAGTCACGTTGCTGCGTGAGAGCTGTCCACCGGAGCCGGAAAGGGTGTTGAGGAAACTGGGCCGCGTGCCCACGACGTCGGATCCGTGGCTGCCAGTGTCGACCGTCGGCCCCTTGCTGGTGATGGCCCACTGCAATCCTCGCGCCTCGGATTTCTGGGGAGTACCGCATGCCCTTGTGGTGCGGGTGCTCATTACCCGGGAACAGTATGCACAAACGCGGGAGGACTTCGTACAGCGCTGCCAGCGCATGCCGATCCCGCAGGCCAACAGCCTCGAGCGTCTGGAGATTCCGCGCTTCAGCGATGGTGAGATGGGTGCGGCCTTCGAATGGCTGTTGCGCCACTATCCATATGATGAAGCGGATCGCATCCGCCTCAGCGGTCTCTATGAGGAGATGCGCAGTAAGAAGGAGAATCCGCTCGTTTCGGACTTCAATGCCATCCAGCGGAATCTGGGTGTGGCCTTGCGCTACCTCGTGGGTGACGGGCGAACCTATGTCTTCAATGCCCAGGAGGCGCCGCGGCAGGACATGTTTCCGCACCATCTGCTGGAGCGGCACAATGTTTTCCCGCTATACACCGGGCGTCAGTGCATCTACCTCCTGAGCGAGTCCCAGGACAACTACGCATTCGAAGACGAATGGCACTCGCTGGGAAATCACACCGCGAGGGTCATCTATGTGCTCGCGGATCCGAGTTCCATCCGTGAGGCGATTGCGCGCGCCGCATCGAGCTTCAATCCCGAAGCGGTCGGTCAGGTGGATACCAAGCTGGCCGTCGCGGATGACGACAACATTGTCGAGATCAGTGCGGAGGACATGGCGCGCATCAATCCGCAGAGCCCGAATCACACGGCGGAAGAGCTCGTCCAGTGGGCGATCTTCACGGCCATCCGCTGCCGTGCGAGCGACCTGCACCTCGAGAAGTTCTACAACATGACGCGTTTCCGGGCGCGCATTGATGGTAGTCTCAAGGTGATCCTCACGGCCTCGGAGGATCTGCTGCCGCGCTTCGTGGCCATGGTGAAGAACTACTCGAGCATGAGCCAGACACGCCAGGAGGCGCAAGATGGCCGGTTCTCCGTCCGCGTGGGGACCCGTCGGCTCGATGTGCGTGTCGCGGCCGTGCCGACCCGTCGTGATTTCCAGAAGGTCATCATGCGTTTCCTGGACAAGCAGGATGGCGTACGGCGTTTGAGCGATTTCAATCTCACCCAGCGGCAGACGGACATTTTCCACCGGGTGATGCGCCGTGACCAGGGGCTGGTGCTGGTCACGGGACCGACCGGTTCAGGGAAAACGACCACGCTCTACGCCCTGCTGAACAGCGTCAATGAGGTGGACGTCAACATCCAGACCATTGAGGACCCCATCGAATACGAGGTGGAGGGGATCAACCAGACCCAGACGAATCCCACGTATGACCTGACCTTCGCCAACGGCCTGCGTGCCCTGCTGCGAGCGGACCCGGACATCATTCTCATTGGGGAATCCCGTGACACGGAAACGGCCCAGGCAGCGGTGAATGCCTCCCTGACGGGACACTTGGTGCTCACGACCTTGCATGCCAACGACTCCATCAGGGCGGTTTCACGTCTCCTGAGTATGGGCGTGGAAAAGTATTTGGTGGCGGATTCGCTCGCTCTCAGTCAGGCCCAGCGCCTGGTTCGCCGGCTCTGCGGCTACTGCAAGCGGCCCACGGCCGCGCCCATGGAATTGCAGGAACATCTTTATCGTCAAGGTGTTATATCAGTGCCTATGACGCAGCCCATCCACGAAAAGGTGGGCTGTAGCGAGTGCCACGGCACCGGCTACAGCGGCCGGGTGGCTCTGATGGAACTGTGCGAAACGACCGATGAACTCCGGGACCTCATTGAACAGGGGGCTCCGCAAAGCGCCATGCGGGCCGCTGCCCTGAAAAACGGCTTCCGGACTTTGTATCAGGAGGGGCTAAATCAGGTGATTTCTGGAAATACAACGATAGAAGAGATTCGCTGTCTTGCCTATACTGCTGTATAG
- a CDS encoding type II secretion system protein — translation MRKAEPTDIRFAEAMYRPRGLSLPEVLIVLVILSVLLALAIPQYQGVFGSSQAVVARNLLETLNSAVHRFGQGNGELVITPFAVTTGDEYDVLRRLQWRNPDNPRPGSPYMRPDWNPEVSSNTADYRLRWEGTLYALVPPGTSGTGFKVIFDGSDITTPFIFPPGYNPGGK, via the coding sequence ATGAGGAAAGCGGAGCCAACCGATATTCGATTCGCGGAAGCGATGTACCGCCCGCGAGGTCTATCCTTGCCTGAGGTGCTCATCGTTCTTGTCATCCTTTCGGTGTTGCTTGCCCTGGCCATTCCGCAGTACCAGGGCGTGTTTGGAAGTTCACAAGCAGTGGTCGCACGCAACCTGCTGGAAACGCTCAATTCCGCGGTGCATCGCTTTGGGCAGGGCAACGGTGAGCTGGTCATCACTCCTTTTGCCGTGACGACCGGTGATGAATATGATGTCCTCCGTCGCCTTCAGTGGAGGAACCCGGACAATCCCAGACCTGGATCGCCCTACATGCGCCCAGACTGGAATCCGGAGGTCTCCAGCAATACCGCGGACTATCGCCTCCGCTGGGAGGGAACGCTCTACGCCCTCGTGCCGCCCGGAACTTCCGGCACAGGGTTCAAAGTGATATTCGATGGCTCGGACATCACGACTCCGTTTATATTTCCGCCGGGGTACAATCCCGGGGGCAAATGA
- a CDS encoding type II secretion system protein, whose translation MLSTSHSSNRNLRSGFSLIEMLAAVAIIGIISFLALPNLIKVRTDSEKNMAIARAEAVNMAMATLVQTRGRTQASSDWTANSTNDLRYTLVAPYLSYAETTRTAYMPNGYTIEFPTAIDPLRKVTLKQGSTAINY comes from the coding sequence ATGCTTTCTACTTCCCATTCGTCGAACCGGAACCTGCGTTCCGGTTTCTCGCTGATCGAGATGCTGGCTGCCGTCGCGATCATTGGCATCATTTCCTTCCTGGCTCTGCCGAACCTCATCAAGGTGCGCACGGACAGCGAGAAGAACATGGCCATCGCGCGTGCAGAAGCGGTGAATATGGCCATGGCCACGCTGGTGCAGACGCGCGGACGCACGCAGGCTTCCTCCGACTGGACCGCGAACAGCACAAATGATCTGCGCTACACCCTGGTGGCGCCCTACCTGTCCTACGCAGAGACCACGCGGACGGCGTACATGCCCAACGGCTATACCATCGAGTTCCCCACGGCGATCGATCCGCTGAGGAAGGTGACGCTCAAGCAGGGCAGCACCGCGATCAATTACTAG
- a CDS encoding type II secretion system protein produces the protein MHACPCARRDRASVSGFTFVEALVTIAILGIMASILIGAFSSVSTDASRTIARQQQAAIQSALNAWVNGDSNRMVGTSTKPKTIEEIRTAYNAALTSKARLALISGYLDADTFTHINDSTLNSGKIKSDALNIIKSYIMLPDWTTTDGYPKVQLKTD, from the coding sequence ATGCATGCCTGCCCCTGCGCCCGCCGTGACCGTGCCTCCGTTTCAGGATTCACGTTCGTCGAGGCGCTCGTGACCATCGCGATCCTCGGCATCATGGCATCCATCCTGATCGGCGCCTTTTCCAGCGTCTCCACGGATGCGAGCAGGACCATCGCCCGCCAGCAGCAAGCGGCCATCCAGAGCGCCCTGAACGCCTGGGTGAATGGCGACAGCAACCGCATGGTGGGCACCTCAACCAAGCCCAAGACGATTGAGGAAATCCGCACGGCCTACAATGCCGCCCTTACCAGCAAGGCACGGCTGGCCCTGATCTCAGGCTACCTGGATGCGGATACTTTCACGCACATCAACGACAGCACGCTCAACTCCGGAAAGATCAAGAGCGACGCCCTGAACATCATCAAAAGCTACATCATGCTGCCGGATTGGACCACCACGGATGGGTATCCCAAGGTGCAGCTCAAAACAGACTGA
- a CDS encoding type II secretion system protein, with amino-acid sequence MKKVTLKNTAAQGFSLVEMLVVIAVIGVIAAIAIPQIGGINAGANTAKNQRNAQSLVSVYAAATAAGATFTAQTEEGIVGDLTGATGVKVNGGAFDGKVFSVPGLSDADKSEAKKFIKFDTTLATLVYVKDGDGS; translated from the coding sequence ATGAAGAAGGTAACCCTGAAGAACACTGCTGCCCAAGGTTTCAGCCTTGTGGAAATGCTCGTCGTCATCGCCGTGATCGGCGTCATCGCTGCCATCGCGATCCCCCAGATCGGCGGCATCAATGCAGGTGCCAACACCGCCAAGAATCAGCGCAATGCCCAGAGCCTTGTGTCCGTCTACGCCGCAGCGACCGCCGCTGGCGCTACCTTTACGGCCCAGACCGAAGAAGGCATCGTCGGTGACCTCACCGGTGCGACTGGCGTGAAGGTGAACGGTGGTGCTTTCGACGGCAAAGTGTTCAGCGTTCCCGGCCTGTCCGACGCTGACAAGAGCGAAGCCAAGAAGTTCATCAAGTTCGACACCACTCTCGCCACTCTCGTCTACGTGAAGGACGGCGACGGCAGCTAG